The Candidatus Angelobacter sp. DNA window GCTGCGCGCCTTCTTGCCCGGCTCGGCCGGCTGGACTTCGCCCGGGTTGATGAAGATGCCGATGGTGACCGGCATTTCCTTTTTGGCGATGAGATTGTCGAACACGGTCGGCACGCGCCACTGGCCGTTGGTTCCGTTGTTGACGTAACCGCCGCCGTCCTGAAAAACCATCACGCACGCCGGCCTGGCCGGATCGTATTGCTTCGGCACGTAAACCCACCAGTCCCGGTGCGTGCCGGGAAAGACGGTGCTATTGGTCCATGGCGGCATTTTGATCACTTCCCCGCGCGGCACCCCTTCCTGCGGCATTGAATCGCGGCCCAGGACGTAATTGTTGAGCCTGGCGGCAGCAGCAGTCACCTGACCCGTTTTGACGGCGGTAGCCGCCGTCGGCGCTGGAGGAGGTTTGGTGTTGCAGCCAACCGCGCTAAGAACAATCAGGGCAATTGGGAGGAAGGAAAACGGGCCCAAGGAACTTTTCATGCGCGCCCATTTTCGGGCATCCAGCCGCCCCTGTCAAAGTTGAACCATTCCACTGTTTGGCCGGATTCCAATTCATCGCAAAAAAACAACCCGAGCCAGGACCGTGATCACATCATGGTTTTTTCACAGATGGCAATTCGTGTCAGCGCGGTTCCCAGGATGAAACGCGTCGAAGCCTAATTCACAATAATCGCCGGGGTCTTCGTCTATTCTGCTCGCAATCCTGTTTCTTGCCGACAAAGACATCTGGAAGCAGGTGTCACCTTATTTGAGCTTCACCTGGTCCAACGAAAGGTAGCCGGGCGCGGCTGTCAATTCGACGATCAAACGATTTCCTTCGACCCGCAGTTTCCGCTTCTCGCCGCCACTCCCGACACAGGTGATCGTGGTTGCGGTGGTCGGCATCAATCCAAGCGTCACATTGTGGGCCTCGCCAACCGTCCAGACTGCGAGTTTGGTTTCACCGTTGGCATTCATCAGGACCAGCACGAAATCCTTTTCGTTCCCCGTGTCGTGCCGGCGGGCGATGCGATAACCGGACAGTTCGCGGGTCAGGGTTTGAATCGCAGTGTAAGCGGGCTTGGGTTTCAGGTTGTAAATGACGGTGCCGAAATTGTGTTCGTTCTCGTTCGGGTCTTCGCCGTCGTTCTTCCAGTCGTACCAGATCGAGATGGGTACGCCGTTGAGCAAATTGGACAGTTGTTGCCGCGCGATGAAGGCGGCCTGTATTTCCGGCGACACGCCCTTTGTGTTGGATGAGTAGCCCCATTCACCACTGATGATGGGGATTTTTTTCCCTGCTTCGTCCGGTGCGTAACGCTCGATCAGGCCGCGAAGTCGCTGATAGTCGGCCGTCGCGGTCTCCGGCGGTCTCTCTTTGGAGCGATAGGGATGAACGCTGACGCCGTCGAGGTATTCAAGCACCCCGGATTTCAGAAAGCGGTCGAGGAACTCCCACGGAAACGTCGAAGTTGCCGGTGCGACAATGGTGGCTTGAGGGTCGGCCGCACGAACCGCTTTGCAGGTCGCTAGCGCCAGAGCAGTGTACTGCCCGGCGTCGGGTTTCGGCTTCCAGAATGAAATGTTCGGTTCGTTCCAGATTTCCCAAACCACGTGCCGTCCGTGAAAATGTTGCGCCGCGGCTGCGGCCCAGCGCGCGAACGCGGCAACGCTTTGCGGATGTTGCGGCGAGGCGGTATCGCGATGTTCCGCGCCGCTGATCGGGTTCTTTCCGGTGACCGTCTCCTCGTAAAGCGGATTCGAGTAGTCGAGGATGTAGTAAGGCCGGATGCCGCGCTTCTCCAGGCTGGCGGTCAACTCCTCGTATTCCGACCACTCGTATTCTCCTTTCTTCCGTTCGATGGCCGCCCAGCCAAAATCCATGCGGATAAACCTGAATCCGGCCGCGGCGATCATATCGAGGTCGCGTTCGTGCCCGCGCGTGAAATGGATGTTGACGCCGACGCCGGCGGGCAACACCGGTCCGGGCAATTCAGCGGGCAGGGCCCTCCAGGGAATGGCGGCAGCGAGAAATAGCGATCTGATGGTCATGGCGATCCGAGTTTACGGCTCCGCGGTCATGCCCGTCCAAGTAAAATTCCACCCGCGTCACACGCTTGTAACAGTCTTGTCACTGCCGCGTCATTGTGTGAACCTGTCCGGGATGGTAACCAAAGCCCGCGTGATGCCGAAAATACTCGTGGTGGACGATGAGCCGGATGCGGTCGAACTTGTCGAGTTCAACCTGAAGGGCGCGGGATATGAAGTGGTAACCGCCGGCGACGGCGACGAGGCGTTGAAGAAAACACGCGCCGCGGCGCCGGACCTGATCGTGCTGGACCTCATGATTCCCGAGGTGGACGGACTGGAGGTCTGCAAGATTCTTCGGCGGGACCCGGCGACCTCTGCCATTCCCATCATCATGCTGACCGCGAAGGCGGCGGAAATAGACCGCGTGCTGGGCCTTGAACTCGGGGCCGACGATTACGTCACCAAACCATTCAGCCCGCGCGAACTGATCCTGCGCGTAAAGAACCTGCTGAAAGGCGGGCGCAGTGAAGAGGACAAGAAAGACCGTTACCAAATCGGGGATTTGCTCATCGACGTTCCGCGGCACCTCGTTAGCGTTCAAGGCCGGCGCGTGGACCTCACAGCGACGGAATTCAAGCTGTTGACCGTGTTGGCCCAGCGCCGCGGGCGCGTGCAGTCACGCGAGCAGCTCCTCCAGGATGTCTGGCAGTACGACAACCTCATTGATACCCGCACCGTGGACACCCACATGCGCCGCCTGCGGGAAAAGCTGGGCCGGGCTTCCCGGTATCTCGACACAGTCCGCGGCGTGGGTTACCGGTTCGTCGAGAACTGACCGCCGGATTTAGCGGTTCCACATTTTGACGATTTCGCGTGTAATGCGCGCTGTGCCGCCAAAGCGTTGAGCCGTCAAAAGCATGGAAAGCATCTGGCCCGCCCTGACCCTTGCCGCCTGCCTTGGGCTGGCAGCGCTCCATTTTTTGTGGCGGCGGCGGTTTAACAGGGCGCGCGAACAGCTCCGGGAACAAACAGAGCGGAACAGCCGGGCCCGGGAGCATCAGCAGGCCGCGCTCGCCCAGGCCGAGGCCCAGCAACAGGCGATCTTCAACAGCATGGTCGAAGGCGTTTTGCTGCTCGACGCCGACGAACGCGTACGACTTGTCAACCAGGCGCTCGAGCACCTCTTTGCCCTGACGAACGACATCCGCGGCCGCACGATGATGGAGGCGCTGCGTCTGCACGAACTGCAGGAGCTGGTCAATCGCGTCCGCACGGAGGGCCAGGTGCTCGGACTCGAGCTGGCGCTGCCGGGCCTCGACAACCGTTGCTTGCAGGTCAATGCCACCGCGCTGCTGGATCGCAACGGAAAACAGCAGGGGATCATTCTCGTCTTTCAC harbors:
- a CDS encoding alpha/beta hydrolase-fold protein, which codes for MKSSLGPFSFLPIALIVLSAVGCNTKPPPAPTAATAVKTGQVTAAAARLNNYVLGRDSMPQEGVPRGEVIKMPPWTNSTVFPGTHRDWWVYVPKQYDPARPACVMVFQDGGGYVNNGTNGQWRVPTVFDNLIAKKEMPVTIGIFINPGEVQPAEPGKKARSNRSFEYDSLGDQYARFLLEEILPAVGKKYNLTKDPEGRAIAGISSGAICAWTVAWERPGEFRKVLSAVGSFT
- a CDS encoding cellulase family glycosylhydrolase: MTIRSLFLAAAIPWRALPAELPGPVLPAGVGVNIHFTRGHERDLDMIAAAGFRFIRMDFGWAAIERKKGEYEWSEYEELTASLEKRGIRPYYILDYSNPLYEETVTGKNPISGAEHRDTASPQHPQSVAAFARWAAAAAQHFHGRHVVWEIWNEPNISFWKPKPDAGQYTALALATCKAVRAADPQATIVAPATSTFPWEFLDRFLKSGVLEYLDGVSVHPYRSKERPPETATADYQRLRGLIERYAPDEAGKKIPIISGEWGYSSNTKGVSPEIQAAFIARQQLSNLLNGVPISIWYDWKNDGEDPNENEHNFGTVIYNLKPKPAYTAIQTLTRELSGYRIARRHDTGNEKDFVLVLMNANGETKLAVWTVGEAHNVTLGLMPTTATTITCVGSGGEKRKLRVEGNRLIVELTAAPGYLSLDQVKLK
- a CDS encoding response regulator, whose amino-acid sequence is MVTKARVMPKILVVDDEPDAVELVEFNLKGAGYEVVTAGDGDEALKKTRAAAPDLIVLDLMIPEVDGLEVCKILRRDPATSAIPIIMLTAKAAEIDRVLGLELGADDYVTKPFSPRELILRVKNLLKGGRSEEDKKDRYQIGDLLIDVPRHLVSVQGRRVDLTATEFKLLTVLAQRRGRVQSREQLLQDVWQYDNLIDTRTVDTHMRRLREKLGRASRYLDTVRGVGYRFVEN